One Oncorhynchus keta strain PuntledgeMale-10-30-2019 chromosome 34, Oket_V2, whole genome shotgun sequence genomic window, TGCCAGCTCAGACTGGTGGTCTCTGGTCCAGTCTTTTGGAAGAGACCATCTAGGTGCTGCCAAGCAAGGACGCTAACCTCAGTGCTAGTGCAAACTGGTTAACATAGCAATCTAACAGTACTGAGGCAAGAGCCACTGCTACATGATTGTTGTGTGCTCACATTGTCTCCCATGGGGGTTGCTATAACTCTGTCTATGTGTTTACAAGCCTAAAATTGATCTGCTAACAAGTCTAGCTTTGGGCTACAGGTGGTATGGAAAATGGGAATCAGCTATGAGCAGATGCAGGTTAGTGTCTGGGATTTTTCTCAATGTATAGAAATAAATACAGTAAGTTAGCCTGTTGAAGTTGACATATTTCTGGACATGTGGATGTCTATGTCTGGCTGAAACGGAGAAACTGGAAATATGGATGGTATAAGTGATAATTCCTTTCAGGCCATAATAGAGGAGGTTCTGGAGGAGAATGGATAGAACGCAATGAGGAATGACCAGGGTGCAACGGGGACAAACAAGGGACCTCCATCCTTATATATCATATCTTTATTAGCATGCTAGTGTTTTCCAGTCACACTGTCGAAGTGGGCTAGCACTACATTTCTTTGAGAGGCTGATAACCTTGATACACAGTCTGCATAAAGGGGAAGTGTTTCACGACAGGCTCAAACAGAGACAAATAGGGTCAGAGTACTGATTTCGGGCCAAAGAGAGCATCCATACTTCTCTATAACATATGCATATTAGACTATTTATGGCCTAAGACGTTGAAACTGTATGGTTACTTTTAGTTTTTCCTCTTTGTGTTTGCACTGAGCTAATGTACTCATGCATTGATCATAAATCTATACCGTTTCTATGGTCTTCCTCAGTGGGTTGCTGTTGTGTGATTATTTTGTGATCTCTCTCGCTCAGGTTACACTTTCTTTAACTCTAAGTAGACTCAGGATTTTACTGCTTTATTTGTAGTATTAAATTGCAGAATCACACATCAGACGGCATGTTCCTAATGTCTCTATACAATgacttgtttgttgttgttgaggacttTTGCACAGTTAAATTGTACGTTATTAATTGTACATTTTAATTTGTTTCTCAACAGCTATGCTTTGAGGAAATCTCGATGCAGATCGATGCACTTTCTACCTACGTTTCACTTTTAACAGACCGGTATTCGTGTActcaggtctgtgtgttaatagAAACGTTTGCATATATTTCCATTACATGGGAAATAAATCTATTGCTGTGGAGAATCCTGTTTTGTATGTCTGGCTTTAGATTATTGAGCCACTCTTGAATATTTCATATCGTTATTGTGTTTATACACAGTAATGAGTGTAATTCTCTACAAAGACCACAAGGGGCAGTATCAACCTTTGTATGGAGTATTGGCTCCTGTCAAgataacaaaataaaaaaaagattcGGACACACCCAGGGTATATATAGTTCCAAGACTTTAATAGACCAATAACTATCTGAAATATGATTATAATCAATATCACAAAAAAGCACCATGACGTTCATCATAGAGATAAACATAACCATACAATGGTATGAAGAATATATGTTGACATGGTGAGAGTAATAGCACTTACTTAACAAAGCCAATCATGCAAGACTTTAAATAAACCTGTTTTAAAATCTCTCGTACATTTGTGACCTACACACACCCAGTAATAACCTCCGAAAAATGCATCCCTTTTTGAGAGTTAAACTGAATCCATATCATGCATATTATCATGCCTTGCCCCTGTGTCGCACCACAATGTAATGTCTAGTCACAATTCACATGAATCCCACTCCCATCCGTATAGAAAGGCTCTCTGTGTGAGGTTAATATGTTAAGCTACTCTCTAGTACtgcaatgcactgtatgtatttaAACCATCTTCTAAGCACCTTATGATACTGACCAACACACAGGCTGGTCCTGTTATATCTCCAGTCACGTCCAGTTATGAGTATTCTCTTTGCTCTCTGTATGTACGTCACAACTAAGTTCTGTGGCATGATTCTATTTACAATTCCCTTTATATAACTCTGAATACACTGTTTTCACTGGTATTGTTCACATTTCACCATCCTCATCGTTTCCTTTCCGGGACATCCCATTGGAGGTATATTTTTCATTTTAGTAAGGTTTTCAAGCAAACAGGCCGGTGACTATGTACTGTGTGGacatggagagtgtgtgtgtgtgggtgtgatgttcttgtctgctctctgctcctcctcAGAATGCTTCTGCTTCTCCAGGTTCTCCAGGTTCTCCAGCATCTCCTGGATAAGAGGAGGCATGGAACCTGGGATCTCCATCTTCAACGTCACCACTCGCTCAGCTCCTGTGTAATTAGAATGGAAAATGTCAATGACACTTTATAGAGTAGTAGAAGTGTTTCTTAACTCTTTCACTCTCACGAGAGGCACATTTCCTTTATTTGTTCCTATTTAACCCACCTCCACCCAGCATGTCTGAAAGGGTTTTTACACTGACTAGGCTTGTTGCCCACACCGACATCCACGGGTCACCCCTGATGTTCCACTTCTCTCTTTACACTACATCCTTAAATTAGCGTTGGATGTGCACTGGTGTTGTAAAATCACAATATGCCATAACACCTGGTTATAACAGTCATGAAGCCAAGCCAACAGACTTAAGGTCAAAGTAAGTGTCATGGCCGATAGGGAGTTGACCTCTAACCTTTGGCGCTGATGCTGCGCAGGTCGGTTATCTTCATGAGGACCTTGGGGAACATGAGGGGCATGCTGGGCCGGCGTTTACGGGAGTAGATCTTCAAGGCCTCCAGTAAGGGCTCTTGCAGGACCTCCACCTTAGACGGCTCCTCCAGGTCCTGGCGGTCTGACACAGGAGAGACATTGTCAGTGTGACACCGACACATCATTCATCTGCTAATTCAGCTCATATCTAGTTTGTGTGACAACACAAGAACATCCATTCataaaactaaaaaaaaaaaatgttttataaaaaCTTTCTGCCTGTACTGAAGCTATGGATAGTTGCAGTACCTCCAGACACCAGGCAGATGGCGCTGAGGAGGCCACTTTCTGTGTCATCCATCTCCAAGGGCAGCAGCTGGCCGGCGAAGGTGAACACCTGGTCTGTGAGCGGGCCAAAGCCAGCGTTGTGGATCTGTGTACGGGTCAAGGTCAGCCCGTCTGAGAAGGTCATAGTGTCCTGGTCAGGAGTGTACCTTGTACAGATCCGCAGAATCTACAGGAGACATAAGGGGTAGTATAGAGAGTACAGAAAGGGACAGTATAGTCAGTATAGAAAAAGGCAATGAATGGTGAGATGCATGTTCAAGAAGAGGGGGATGTAAATTAAAATACAAAGACATGAAAGACAGTTCAGGCAAAAAAAGCGAGAGAAGTATAGAGGTAAAACACAAACCTAAATCTAGTCTGCATAAGAAAAAAGGATCATGtcgagagatagagaaagaccgATCAAGTAGAGAGAGATAAACAtatcaggtagagagagatagagaaagacagatcaggtagagagagatagagaaagagagacagatcaggtagagagagatagagacagacagacagatcaggtAGAGATATAGAGAAAGCGATAGACAtatcaggtagagagagatagagaaagatagatagatcaggtcgaaagagatagagaaagagagacagatcaggtagagagagatagagaaagacagatcaggtagagagagatagagaaagagagacagatcaggtagagagagatagagacagacagacagatcaggtagagagatatagagaaagcGATAGACAtattgaggtagagagagatagagaaagatagatagatcaggtagagagagatagagacagacagacagatcaggtagagagatatagagaaagcGATATACAtatcaggtagagagagatagagaaagatagatagatcaggtcgaaagagatagagaaagagagacagatcaggtagagagagagagatagacagatcaggtagagagagaaagagagacagatcaggtagagagagatagatagatcaGGGCAAGACAGAAAGAAATAGACAgatcaggtagagagagatagagaaagaggcaTATCAGGTCGAGAGAGATAGATCAGgtagaaagagatagatagatcaggtagagagagatagggaaagatAGATCATGTAGAAAGAGAAATATAGATcaggtagaaagagagacagatcaggtagagagagatagagaaagagacagatcaGGTCGAGAGAGATAGATCaggtagaaagagagatatatcaggtagagagagatagggaaagatAGATCAggtagaaagagaaagatagatcAGGTAGAAAGAGAAATATAGATCAGGTAGAAAGAGATAGACagatcaggtagagagagagagagaaaaatagatcaggtagaaagagatagatagatcaggtagagagagatagagaaagactcCTTAAAAACTCCTCCAAAACTCCTTAAAAAAACATTTGTAGCTTAAATAACGCTACATCATAGCAAGGCACTGAGTCAAGTTTCACAAACGACCTAAATCACCATCAATCTGCATAGTAATTATCCCTGCATGCCTCATTAGAAACCACCTCAGTAATGTAAAATAAACATGATAACGCTTTGATTTCAGATTAAAGATTTCCCGTCGAGAAAATAGAGCCGTGAGTGAATCACCATGGTGCAGCTAGTGAGAATCTACCAACCTTTGATGGTGCTAGAGAAGCACAAAGTTGAAAAGCAGAAGATATGGGGAGATGAAAGAGAATAAAACATGCCTTCAGCGGTAACACTCTGTTACAACCCACCACCACTGTGTCTGTCTTCAGCACAAACGTATGCTGAGACAATGTGACAGCAGATCCATAGTGTCTGCCCCAAACAGCACACTGTGGCTGACAGATAATGTAACAGCAGGTCTATAGTGCCGGAACCGTTCCTGAACTCCACACAGGCCAGTTGATGAGGTGCCAGATGTGCTTTGGAGATGATGATGTGGccgtacacacacatatacatccCCTCAcgcatacagtatacacacacaaacgtacagtacacacacatatacatccCCTCAcgcatacagtatacacacacaaacgtacAGTACTCACACATATACATCCCCTCAcgcatacagtatacacacacaaacgtacagtacacacacacacaccactcaccagTATGTCCAGACAGGCCGCTTTGAGGAGGGTGATCTGGTCAGTTATAGTCAGGCCGGTGAAACCAGGAACCCGTTTGGCAAACTCCACAACCCTGATGATACATTTGGTGGCCAGCTCACTGAACTTATCCCACAGCCCCAGGTCCAACTGGATCCTAGTGTCTGAGCTTGAGTTCTACAGATGCATGGACGGGGGAGGGGGAGGGTAAAGGAGAGATTAGAGAATAggggggatagatagagggagggagagagaggggcaggaagACCGAGAGGGatggggatgaagagagagaaaatcatgagaaaacaaaaaagataattacttgacacattggaaagaatttacaaaaaaaatgagcaaactagaatgctatttggccctaaacagagagtacacactggcagaatacctgaccactgtgaatgACCAAAAATGAAGGAAATCTTTCAcgatgtacagactcagtgagcataaccTTGCTATTGAAAAAGGCTGCCAATGGCAGACgcggctctcaagagaagacaggctatgtgctcactgccctcaaaatgaggtggaaactgagctgcacttcctaaccttctgCCAAATTTATtaacatattagagacacatatttacctcagattacacagacccacaaataaatcaaaaacaaatcaaattttgataaactcccatatccacTGGGTGAAATTctagtgtgccatcacagcagcaacatTTGTGACATGTTGCcacaagggcaaccagtgaagaacaaacaccattgtaaatacaacctatatttatgtttatttatttcccctttcggggaactatttgcacatcgttacaacatgGTATATAGAcatgtgacatttgaaatgttgttattattttggaacatttgtgaatgtaatgtttactgttactgtttaattgtttatttaactttggttgattatctatttcacttgctttggcaatgtaaacatatgtttcccataacCAATAAATTGAATTGAAAAGAAAGCAAGGAAAAGAAAaatagtgagaaagagagagagagagagagagagagagacagagagagagatgtagagagacggagagagagagatgtagagagagtgagagaggtagagagagtgagagagagagagagagagagagtgagagagagagatgtagagagagagacagagagagagagagagtgatgtagagagagagagagagatagagagagacagagagagagtgagagagagatagagagagacagagagagagagtgagagagagagatatagagcgagagagagatgtagagagacagagagagagagagagagagcatttcgTTCTAAGTATAATCTCAACATTACAACCAGTATGATCCATTTAGATGACTGGATTATGGTACAGGGATAGTGCTTCTGAGCCTCACCAGAGACAGACCTACCCACAGAATTAAATGGAAATATATCCATGATACatgtaatatatacagttgaagtcagaagtttacatacacctcagccaaatacatttaaactcagatttgTATAATTCCTGACACTTGATCCaagtaaaaaaatccctgttttaggtcagttaggatcaccactttattttaagaatgtgaaatgaaagaataatagtagagagaatgatttatttcagatttgatttctttcatcacattcccagttggtcagacgtttacatacactcaattagtatttggtagcattggctttaaattgtttaacttgggtcaaacacttcaggtatccttccacaagcttcccacaataagttgggtgaattttggcccattcttcctgacagagctggtgtaacggagtcaggtttgtaggcctccttgctcgcacacacttcagttctgcctacaaattctctataggattgaggtcagggctttgtgatggccactccgataccttgacattgttgtcaaGGTATCAAatgggaagacccatttgcgaccaagctttaacttcctgactgatgtcttgagatgttgctacaatatatccacatcatattcctccctcatgatgccatctattttgtgaagtgcaccagtacctcctgcagcaaaccacccccacaacatgatgctgccacccccatacttcacggttgggatggtgtccttcagcttgcaagcctccccctttttcctccaaacataacaatggtcattatgacgaaacagttatatttttttttcatcagaccagaggacatttttccaaaaagtatgatctttgtccccatgtgcagttgcaaaccgtagtctggctttattatggcggttttggagcagtggcttcttccttgctgagcagcctttcaggttatgtcaatataggcctcgttttactgtggatatagatacttttgtacctgtttcctccagcatcttcacaaggtcctttgctgttgttctgggattgatttgcacttttcgcaccaaagtacgttcatctctaggagacagaatgtgtctccttcctgagcggtatgatggctgtgtggtcccatggtgtttatacttgcgtactattgtttgtacagatgaacgtggtaccttcaggtgtttggaaaatgctcccaaagatgaaccagacttgtggaggtctagaattttttttctgaggtcttagctgatttcttttgattttcccatgatgtcaagcaaagaggcacttgaaggtaggccttgaaatacatccacaggtacacatctaattgactcaaatgatgtcaattagcctatcagaagcttcaaaagccattacattattttctggaattttccaagccgtttaaaggcacagtcaacttagtgtatgtaaacttctgacccactggaattgttggaaaaattactgtcacgccctggtcgaagtattttgtgtttttcttcatgtatttggtcaggccagggtgtgacatgggtttttgtatgtggtgtgtagcttagtgggattgtagcttagtggggtgttctaggagagtctatggctgtctgaagtggttctcaatcagaggcaggtgtttatcattgtctctgattgggaaccatatttaggcagccatattctttggttggattgtgggtgattgtccttagtgtcttgacgtccttattctgtgttagtttgcaccagtttaggctgtttcgggttTCATTAcgtttttgtattgattcgtgttacgtttgttttattaaacatggatcacaatatacacgctgcagtttggtctgactctccttcaccatatgaaaaccgtgacaatgtCATAACCaaattgccaaaactatagtttgttaacaagaaatttgtagagtggttgaaaaatgagtttggaatgactccaacctaattgtatgtaaacttctgacttcaactgtatatatggtGCCAACATGGCAGTGGTTGTTACTCACTGTAGTGTATTTGCCCAACTGGCAGAGGGAAGGGAAGGTCTCTCTATGAGCCCTACAGATTTTCTCTACTATACAGCCCAGTTCTGCTGTCAGCTCATATGTCTCGATGATGGTCATCTTGGGagtctccttcttctccttcctcttacTCCGGTCATTCCTGACAGCTGGGAAGAGAGGATGAAATATGAACGGAGATAACTCAAGAAAAAATGTGAAATTGAATTTGTTGCAATAGCTAAGTTGGTTGGATCATGGTGCTTGTAACACAATACCTCTGGTGTGATTTCCCTTGTGGGCAACACCTGCAGAATATATAGTAGGTGTTAACAGTAAAGAGTCTGTTAAAGGACCATCTTTTTCTCAACAAGCCATGCACATTGACCAATGAGTGTCTTAAGTAATGTAAAATAGTCATGTTATACCTTCCAACTGATCTATAAATCACGTCAACATACTTCAACCATTGGTTTTCAACACAGGCCACTCGTTTCACTGAGCCGGATCTCAGGGAGAGATCCATCTTATGCACCTGGTCTCCTCAGACAGGCACATTTACTGACAGATCTGTTCAGTAAATGGATAGTCTACTCTAGTCTGCCCTACTTCCTGCAATCATTGTGTAAAATCTTCCCTCTGGGCTGCATTACATACGAGTCAGTGACAACGGCAGACAATGGCACAGTAATATTAGTAGCCGTTACATTCCAGCCACAAGGCTGATGGATTTATGTATTGCTGACATGCTGGGTAGAAGAGATGAATGACATTCAGAATAGCAGGCATCCATCACCATGACACCATCCCCCTACCCACAACAGAGATTGTAATCTGGGTCAGTGTGCCTTCTGGGAAATGGTGTTTGAAGAGCTTTCATGTGTTGGACAGCGGAGGTGGAATTAGTTTTCTTGGAAAACGTTCGGACAGCAGAAGCATTGACATGATTAGACAGGTTTTTAGGtacggtgccttcagaaacttTTCACACCctttgacgttttccacattttgttgagttaAAACTATAACTCTGCGTGCAATaatcattacactttggatgaatcaactacacccagtcactgcaaagatacaggcatccttgaCAGCGTTGACGGAGAGGATGGAAACCGCTCAGGCATTTCACAATGAGGCTAATGGGGATTTGAGaccagttacagagtttaatggctgtgatcggagaaaactgaggatggatcaacaacattgtagttactccaaacTACTAACCTAAATGgcggagtgaaaagaaggaaacctgtacagaataaaaaatattccaacaGTCTCTAAGGGCTTTgcaaacctggattgtacaatatttgcacattattctttaaaaaattcttcaagttctgtcaaattggatgttgatcattgcaagaaagacattttcaagtcttgccatagattttcaagacgttTTAAGTCAAATTACCCAGAAATActgtaatcgccgccaaaggtgattctaacattctaacattctaacactcaggggttgaatacttatctaatcaaaatATATGAGCATTTTAtcccccccccacaaaaaaaccGTATAATTTCTCTTAcactttgacatttcacattattttgtgtagatccttgacaaaaaaatgacaattaaagtTGCACTATGCAGAAAGTTACATATAGTcacaatccattttgaattccacTTTGTAACACACCAAAATGTGGGGGGGaattaaggggtgtgaatacgttctgaaggcactTAGTATTTTGGGTAAGAGTGTCATGAAAAAGTTGAGGAATATTGCATAGCAGTGTTTAACAGTTTTGGGGTATATTACAGAGGAGTTGGGCGTTGTTTAGAAATGCTGCTCTTCAGTGGTTGAATGGAGACACTCTGAAATATTATTGACACTTACACTCCCTGGACATGCCCGCGGCGAAGCACCTCTGTAGCCGGCAGTACTGACAGCGGTTCCTGGTGATCTTAT contains:
- the LOC118367435 gene encoding retinoic acid receptor beta-like isoform X3, whose translation is MFDYMDFLAVGPGEMLDFYTASPCMLQEPSVTACFTGLTETEWQVHRVAQSAVETQSSSSEDQFASPLSPLPPPRTYKPCFVCQDKSSGYHYGVSACEGCKGFFRRSIQKNMVYTCHRDSNCIINKITRNRCQYCRLQRCFAAGMSRESVRNDRSKRKEKKETPKMTIIETYELTAELGCIVEKICRAHRETFPSLCQLGKYTTNSSSDTRIQLDLGLWDKFSELATKCIIRVVEFAKRVPGFTGLTITDQITLLKAACLDILILRICTRYTPDQDTMTFSDGLTLTRTQIHNAGFGPLTDQVFTFAGQLLPLEMDDTESGLLSAICLVSGDRQDLEEPSKVEVLQEPLLEALKIYSRKRRPSMPLMFPKVLMKITDLRSISAKGAERVVTLKMEIPGSMPPLIQEMLENLENLEKQKHSEEEQRADKNITPTHTHSPCPHST
- the LOC118367435 gene encoding retinoic acid receptor beta-like isoform X1 encodes the protein MFDYMDFLAVGPGEMLDFYTASPCMLQEPSVTACFTGLTETEWQVHRVAQSAVETQSSSSEDQFASPLSPLPPPRTYKPCFVCQDKSSGYHYGVSACEGCKGFFRRSIQKNMVYTCHRDSNCIINKITRNRCQYCRLQRCFAAGMSRECVAHKGNHTRAVRNDRSKRKEKKETPKMTIIETYELTAELGCIVEKICRAHRETFPSLCQLGKYTTNSSSDTRIQLDLGLWDKFSELATKCIIRVVEFAKRVPGFTGLTITDQITLLKAACLDILILRICTRYTPDQDTMTFSDGLTLTRTQIHNAGFGPLTDQVFTFAGQLLPLEMDDTESGLLSAICLVSGDRQDLEEPSKVEVLQEPLLEALKIYSRKRRPSMPLMFPKVLMKITDLRSISAKGAERVVTLKMEIPGSMPPLIQEMLENLENLEKQKHSEEEQRADKNITPTHTHSPCPHST
- the LOC118367435 gene encoding retinoic acid receptor beta-like isoform X4, which produces MFDYMDFLAVGPGEMLDFYTASPCMLQEPSVTACFTGLTETEWQVHRVAQSVETQSSSSEDQFASPLSPLPPPRTYKPCFVCQDKSSGYHYGVSACEGCKGFFRRSIQKNMVYTCHRDSNCIINKITRNRCQYCRLQRCFAAGMSRESVRNDRSKRKEKKETPKMTIIETYELTAELGCIVEKICRAHRETFPSLCQLGKYTTNSSSDTRIQLDLGLWDKFSELATKCIIRVVEFAKRVPGFTGLTITDQITLLKAACLDILILRICTRYTPDQDTMTFSDGLTLTRTQIHNAGFGPLTDQVFTFAGQLLPLEMDDTESGLLSAICLVSGDRQDLEEPSKVEVLQEPLLEALKIYSRKRRPSMPLMFPKVLMKITDLRSISAKGAERVVTLKMEIPGSMPPLIQEMLENLENLEKQKHSEEEQRADKNITPTHTHSPCPHST
- the LOC118367435 gene encoding retinoic acid receptor beta-like isoform X2 translates to MFDYMDFLAVGPGEMLDFYTASPCMLQEPSVTACFTGLTETEWQVHRVAQSVETQSSSSEDQFASPLSPLPPPRTYKPCFVCQDKSSGYHYGVSACEGCKGFFRRSIQKNMVYTCHRDSNCIINKITRNRCQYCRLQRCFAAGMSRECVAHKGNHTRAVRNDRSKRKEKKETPKMTIIETYELTAELGCIVEKICRAHRETFPSLCQLGKYTTNSSSDTRIQLDLGLWDKFSELATKCIIRVVEFAKRVPGFTGLTITDQITLLKAACLDILILRICTRYTPDQDTMTFSDGLTLTRTQIHNAGFGPLTDQVFTFAGQLLPLEMDDTESGLLSAICLVSGDRQDLEEPSKVEVLQEPLLEALKIYSRKRRPSMPLMFPKVLMKITDLRSISAKGAERVVTLKMEIPGSMPPLIQEMLENLENLEKQKHSEEEQRADKNITPTHTHSPCPHST